From the genome of Pelobacter propionicus DSM 2379, one region includes:
- a CDS encoding PLP-dependent cysteine synthase family protein: MKGQSLINAIGSTPMVEIISINPNPKVTILAKLEGNNPGGSVKDRPARQMILAAEASGELTREKIILEPTSGNTGIALAMIAAARGYRIKLVMPACVSVERRGVLEAYGAEIVLSPGCEATDGAIRLAHKIHDDAPETYFMPNQYANPHNALAHYETTAPEIMSQTEGGVTHVVAGMGTGGTLMGIARYFREVSPNVKVIGIEPMPGHRIQGLKNMQEAIVPPIYNENALDRKIVIEDDPAFETARLLASHEGVFCGMSGGAAMSGALRLAGELESGVIVVILPDRGDRYLSTNLFTSMCAHCPP; the protein is encoded by the coding sequence ATGAAGGGTCAGAGTCTCATCAACGCCATCGGTTCGACGCCGATGGTTGAAATCATCAGCATCAACCCCAACCCGAAGGTTACCATTCTGGCCAAGCTTGAGGGCAACAACCCCGGAGGTTCGGTAAAGGACCGTCCGGCGCGCCAGATGATCCTGGCAGCCGAGGCGAGTGGTGAGCTGACACGCGAAAAAATCATCCTGGAGCCCACCTCGGGCAACACCGGCATTGCCCTGGCCATGATCGCCGCCGCCCGGGGCTACCGTATCAAGCTGGTTATGCCCGCCTGCGTCAGCGTTGAACGCCGGGGTGTTCTGGAGGCCTATGGCGCGGAGATCGTCCTCTCACCCGGATGCGAGGCTACCGACGGCGCCATACGCCTGGCCCACAAGATTCACGACGATGCGCCTGAGACCTATTTCATGCCCAACCAGTACGCCAACCCCCACAACGCCCTGGCGCACTACGAGACAACCGCACCGGAAATCATGAGCCAGACCGAAGGGGGCGTCACCCACGTGGTTGCCGGCATGGGCACCGGCGGCACGTTGATGGGGATTGCACGCTATTTCCGTGAGGTAAGCCCGAACGTGAAGGTTATCGGTATCGAACCGATGCCGGGGCACAGGATCCAGGGACTGAAAAACATGCAGGAGGCCATCGTTCCTCCCATTTATAACGAGAATGCCCTTGACCGCAAGATCGTCATTGAAGACGATCCCGCCTTTGAGACTGCCCGCCTGCTGGCCAGCCACGAGGGGGTCTTCTGCGGCATGTCCGGTGGAGCCGCCATGTCCGGTGCCCTCCGTCTGGCCGGGGAGCTGGAATCCGGTGTGATCGTGGTCATCCTTCCCGACCGGGGAGACCGCTACCTGAGCACCAACCTCTTCACCTCCATGTGCGCCCACTGTCCACCATAG
- a CDS encoding acyl carrier protein: protein MDLIDEMKEILLKVGVEESVVKELSQYLPLAGHVLDSMAYTEFMVALEERYGIKLLDPEAAFIKSLSDIKKEILEKRS from the coding sequence ATGGATCTGATTGACGAGATGAAAGAGATTCTGCTGAAAGTCGGGGTAGAGGAGAGTGTTGTCAAGGAATTGAGCCAGTATCTGCCGCTTGCCGGCCATGTCCTGGATTCCATGGCCTATACCGAGTTCATGGTTGCCCTGGAAGAGCGTTACGGGATCAAGCTCCTCGATCCGGAGGCAGCCTTCATCAAATCCTTAAGCGATATCAAGAAGGAGATCCTCGAAAAGAGGTCATGA
- a CDS encoding benzoate-CoA ligase family protein produces the protein MSTPNAAVELIRQSIERHPDKVAYFCGERALSYAELNLASRRFALLLRERGIVAGERVVVALPDCLSFPVAFLGCLLAGTVAVAAGSALADDDLAHVIADSGARLLVSHAEHASRHAALCPGLAQVVCDDLGPTQEAPSCVDGFLPYHPSAEDFAYMLYTSGSTGRPKGIPHRHTSLLVPCDLMGRSVLGITGDDVIFSTSKLSFCYGLLNSLSFALRFGATAVLLPGKPDVLSILHVIEQRSPSIFFSVPTVFRQIILSCAEPKLKFPMRLCCSAGEALPPLLFHEWLRLTGMEIIDGIGASELSHHFICNPPGRAVAGSAGMVVPGYRVRLVDDADNDVPSGSEGNLLVSGETGAPFYWNLPELSRTTMRPDGFIRTGDIFLEKDGYYFHRGRSDDMIKVDAQWVSPLVVEDVLRGHPAVADCAVAAVTIGALARPGAFIVPAAGFESSPELVRELKELVRSRLPDHMCPARFRFMTNLPRTSTGKVRRCCLREQTPSPTKPE, from the coding sequence TTGAGTACGCCAAATGCGGCAGTGGAGCTGATCAGGCAGAGCATTGAACGCCATCCCGATAAGGTGGCCTATTTCTGCGGGGAGCGGGCGCTCAGCTATGCCGAGCTCAACCTGGCCAGCCGTCGCTTCGCCCTGCTCCTGCGGGAGCGGGGGATCGTCGCTGGCGAGCGTGTCGTGGTGGCCCTTCCCGATTGTCTCTCCTTTCCGGTTGCCTTTCTGGGGTGCCTGCTGGCAGGGACGGTGGCCGTGGCCGCCGGTTCAGCACTGGCGGATGACGACCTGGCCCACGTGATTGCCGACAGTGGCGCTCGCCTGCTGGTCAGCCACGCCGAGCATGCCTCACGCCATGCCGCCCTGTGTCCCGGACTAGCCCAGGTCGTCTGTGACGATCTCGGCCCGACCCAGGAGGCTCCTTCATGCGTAGATGGCTTCCTCCCCTATCACCCCTCGGCCGAGGATTTCGCCTACATGCTCTACACGTCCGGCTCCACCGGAAGGCCCAAGGGGATTCCCCATCGCCACACGAGCCTGCTTGTGCCCTGCGACCTGATGGGGCGGAGCGTGCTGGGTATCACGGGCGATGACGTCATCTTCTCCACCAGCAAGCTCTCCTTCTGCTACGGCCTGCTCAACAGCCTCTCGTTCGCGCTCCGTTTCGGGGCCACTGCCGTCCTCCTTCCGGGCAAGCCGGATGTCCTCTCCATTCTCCACGTCATAGAACAGCGCAGCCCCTCCATCTTCTTCTCCGTGCCGACCGTATTCCGGCAGATCATCCTCTCCTGCGCAGAACCAAAGCTGAAATTCCCCATGCGGCTCTGCTGCTCGGCCGGCGAGGCGCTCCCCCCGCTCCTGTTCCACGAGTGGCTACGGCTGACCGGCATGGAGATCATCGACGGCATCGGCGCTTCCGAACTCTCCCACCACTTCATCTGCAACCCGCCGGGGCGGGCGGTGGCCGGATCGGCGGGGATGGTGGTGCCCGGCTACCGGGTTCGCCTGGTGGACGACGCTGACAACGACGTTCCTTCCGGGAGCGAGGGCAACCTGCTGGTGAGCGGCGAAACCGGAGCCCCCTTTTACTGGAACCTGCCCGAACTGAGCCGCACGACCATGCGGCCGGACGGCTTCATCCGCACCGGCGACATCTTCCTGGAGAAGGATGGATACTACTTCCATCGCGGCAGGAGCGACGACATGATCAAGGTGGATGCCCAGTGGGTTTCACCGCTTGTGGTGGAGGATGTGCTACGTGGCCACCCCGCGGTGGCTGATTGCGCCGTTGCCGCCGTGACTATCGGCGCCCTGGCCAGGCCGGGGGCCTTTATCGTACCCGCCGCCGGATTCGAGTCTTCTCCCGAGCTGGTACGGGAGTTGAAGGAACTGGTCAGATCGCGCCTGCCGGATCATATGTGCCCGGCCCGCTTCCGTTTCATGACCAACCTGCCGCGCACCTCCACCGGAAAAGTCCGGCGCTGCTGCCTGAGGGAGCAGACACCCTCCCCGACCAAGCCGGAGTGA